The stretch of DNA ACGTCTCCGCCAACTCAACGCGCCCAGCTTACGTCGACCAGGGTCTTTCAGGGCCGCAGCGACTGCAGCCCTGCCGTCGGAAGGTGAATCCACCCCTCCCGCTCGGCGACGTCGCGGTCGCCGCCTTCGGGTGGTGCCGTGCAGCCGACAGCGGCGGCCCGCGCGATGACGGCGGCCAGCACGGCGTCGAGGGCGTCGTCCGATTCACGGCAGAGCGTCTGGAATGCACCGAGATCCATCCAGTCCGCGGCCGCGAGGAACGCGTCGACCAACTCCCCCAGCCTCACCCGGTTCTGGACACTCTTGTATCCGCGTGACACCAGCCCCCACGTGCGCAGCGCTGCCGCCGGATACGCCTCCACCACCCGGCCGTCGACGCGGCCGACGTCGACGCCGAGGTCGCCCAGTTCGGCGAGGATCCCGGCGCAACGCAAGGCGACGTGCGCGATGAGGTCCGCCGACACGCTGAGCGGTGCAATCCCCGTCGAGGCCTGCACCACGAGGTCGGTGCGCCGCTTGGTCAGCGGACGACGTCCCTCGCGGTTCGCGAGACCGTCGGTCGCGGGCAGTCGGCCGGCGTGATGCTCGGACACCATCCGGACGAACGCGTCGGGCCAGCCGAACGGTGCGTCGATGCCTGCCCTGTCGCACGCCAGGACGGCCTCGGTGATCGCATCGTTGCCGACTCCCAGCCTGATCGACTCGACGCGGGCCACCCCGTCGGACCAGTCGACGACGGCCAGGGCCGTCTTCTTCGGTTCGGCCGCCAGGTCGACTCCCACGGTGCGCACCGAACCAGAGTAGTTCGACCTGCTGAATCAGCAGAAGTGATGCAACGCATCGGTTAGTTGTTCTGTACAGATTCAAGGCCTCCGGCCATTGTGGTCTGCACTACTCGACCAAGAAGTGGCGCACTCGCGCACCGTTCGGAGGATTGATGCCCGACAACCACGTCGCCCCGATGCTGGAGAAGCACACCATCGGGTTCGTCCCGGAATCCGATCGCCACGGCAAGGTCCGTGATCTGTTCACGCTGTGGTTCGGCGGCAACCTCGCCCCGCTCCCGATCGTGACCGGCGCCCTCGGGCCCAGCCTGTTCGGACTCTCGCTGTGGTGGAGTCTCGTCGCGTTCGTCGTCGGACACCTCGCCGGCGGGGCGCTGATGGCGCTGCATTCGGCGCAGGGACCCCAGATGGGGATCCCCCAGATGATCCAGAGCCGCGGACAGTTCGGCACCTTCGGCGCGCTCATCATCGTGGTGATCGCCGCCGTCATGTATCTCGGTTTCTTCTCGTCGAACATCGTCCTGGCCGGCCAGTCGATGCACGGGATCGTCGGCGGCATCCCCGTCGACGTCGGGATCGTGGCCGGCGCCCTCGGCTCCGCCGTCATCTGCATCATCGGCTACCGGCTGATCCACATCCTCAACCGCATCGGCACCTGGGTTCTCGGAATCGGAATCCTCGTGGGCTTTTTCGCCATCCTCACCGGCGACCTGCCGTCGGACTTCCTCACGCGCGGTGGCTTCAACTTCGCCGGCTGGCTGGCCACCGTGTCGCTCGGCGCACTCTGGCAGATCGCGTTCGCGCCCTACGTCTCCGACTACTCGCGGTACCTCCCCAAGACCGTGGGCGTTCCGTCGACATTCTGGGCGACGTACCTCGGCTGCACCCTCGGCT from Rhodococcus opacus B4 encodes:
- a CDS encoding DUF429 domain-containing protein; protein product: MRTVGVDLAAEPKKTALAVVDWSDGVARVESIRLGVGNDAITEAVLACDRAGIDAPFGWPDAFVRMVSEHHAGRLPATDGLANREGRRPLTKRRTDLVVQASTGIAPLSVSADLIAHVALRCAGILAELGDLGVDVGRVDGRVVEAYPAAALRTWGLVSRGYKSVQNRVRLGELVDAFLAAADWMDLGAFQTLCRESDDALDAVLAAVIARAAAVGCTAPPEGGDRDVAEREGWIHLPTAGLQSLRP
- a CDS encoding purine-cytosine permease family protein gives rise to the protein MPDNHVAPMLEKHTIGFVPESDRHGKVRDLFTLWFGGNLAPLPIVTGALGPSLFGLSLWWSLVAFVVGHLAGGALMALHSAQGPQMGIPQMIQSRGQFGTFGALIIVVIAAVMYLGFFSSNIVLAGQSMHGIVGGIPVDVGIVAGALGSAVICIIGYRLIHILNRIGTWVLGIGILVGFFAILTGDLPSDFLTRGGFNFAGWLATVSLGALWQIAFAPYVSDYSRYLPKTVGVPSTFWATYLGCTLGSFLAFAFGAVVTLAAPVGMGTMDGVKATTGSLGSVMLVLFLLSVISHNALNLYGAVLAIITSIQTFRARWIPTARARVILSTLILVAASVVAIALSADFVSHFVDLVVVLLVVLVPWTAINLIDFYIVHKGVYDLDSIFRFDGGIYGRFNWTAITAYLLGIIVQIPFMATSLYTGPVSAFLGGADLSWVAGLVVTGPVYLLLARRGSTGAKPPSGATREPARL